DNA from Metabacillus flavus:
CCGCTATCCGACTGGGTTCCAGATTAAATCCAAGGTTTTAGAGGGAGATCCTGAGGTGCAGTATTTCAGAAGAGGTTCTGCAGCAAGCACTCTTTCACCCGAAGATGCCGACAGCAGCTATTTTCTTTCGGCAAAGCACCTCCATTTAACGGGGATTCCGCTTGCTTTGTCTGAACAGACGAGGGCTTTTTCTCATCACATCCTTACGCTGATGAAGGAAGCGGGCAAAACGGTTTCATTTGATCCGAACCTGAGACCAGCTTTATGGAACTCGCAGGAGGAAATGGCTGAAGAGATTAATAAAGCAGCATTCCAGGCAGACTTTGTTCTGCCGGGAGTGGAAGAGGGACGTATTTTGACAGGCTCTAGTCAGCCTGAAACAATTGCAGATTTTTACCTGGAACATGGTGTGAAGGCAGTGGCCGTTAAACTGGGACCGGATGGAGCGTTCTTTAAAACAGCAGGGCAGAAAGGGCTTGTGGAAGGCTTCAAGGTTGATAGAGTCGTAGATACCGTCGGGGCAGGAGACGGATTTGCCGTCGGTTTTGTGAGTGGAATTCTTAAGGGTCTCCCAATGGAAGAGGCTGTTCTGAGAGGAAATGCAATTGGGGCAATGGCGGTTCAGTCTATCGGCGACAGTGATGGCTACCCGGTAAGAGAAGAGCTAGAACGATATATGAAAAAGCATGTGAAGGAGGCTGATGAGGTATGAAAGGGACATTATCCAAACAGCGCTGGATTCGTTTGATTCCAATTGCATTTATTACGTATAGCCTCGCTTATCTGGATCGAGCCAATTATGGCTTCGGGGCA
Protein-coding regions in this window:
- a CDS encoding sugar kinase translates to MLDTVTFGEAMAMFIADDTGPLYRAEHFTRSLAGAETNTAIGFARLGFKSGWASKVGSDAFGEFIMDRLKKEGVNVDCVLTDSRYPTGFQIKSKVLEGDPEVQYFRRGSAASTLSPEDADSSYFLSAKHLHLTGIPLALSEQTRAFSHHILTLMKEAGKTVSFDPNLRPALWNSQEEMAEEINKAAFQADFVLPGVEEGRILTGSSQPETIADFYLEHGVKAVAVKLGPDGAFFKTAGQKGLVEGFKVDRVVDTVGAGDGFAVGFVSGILKGLPMEEAVLRGNAIGAMAVQSIGDSDGYPVREELERYMKKHVKEADEV